The Melopsittacus undulatus isolate bMelUnd1 chromosome 12, bMelUnd1.mat.Z, whole genome shotgun sequence genome has a segment encoding these proteins:
- the RNF223 gene encoding RING finger protein 223 isoform X1, which produces MESSALLPAQVSGSTSRESPRALFIAPGTIMSCFTHLWHSNTAESPTSPVPASPNEIPIPISPIVVTSPGDSKRKVRSPTDKPGSPNPTSPKPASPVECSICFNTYDNTFKTPKLLQCSHVFCLECVARLSTGLPPNQPEDQLPCPFCRQLTSIPLEGAPALETSKELLATLPPELQQEKVLWMEGTKLCCRQSSDDPEDPDSCISIDVAMSKPESSEAPPTGLAGRLSRCDMCDDWKRIVLLSALIIILFCIILWPVQCALKTGNLRCFTRTVAMSRPEYLPPKHTTAATPVTQLPFQ; this is translated from the exons ATGGAgtcttctgctctcctccctgCGCAGGTATCGGGGAGCACCAGCCGGG AGTCTCCCAGGGCTCTCTTTATTGCCCCGGGCACCATCATGTCGTGCTTCACACACCTATGGCATTCCAACACTGCGGAGTCTCCCACCAGCCCGGTCCCTGCCTCTCCAAATGaaatccccatccccatcagccCCATTGTTGTCACCTCCCCAGGAGATAGCAAGAGGAAGGTGAGATCCCCAACCGACAAGCCTGGCTCTCCGAACCCAACCTCTCCAAAGCCAGCCTCTCCTGTTGAGTGTTCCATTTGCTTCAACACCTATGACAACACcttcaagacacccaaactgCTCCAATGCTCCCATGTGTTCTGCCTGGAATGTGTGGCCCGTCTGAGCACGGGGCTGCCCCCGAACCAACCAGAGGACCAGCTCCCCTGCCCCTTCTGCAGGCAGTTGACCAGCATCCCTCTGGAAGGTGCCCCAGCACTGGAAACCAGTAAGGAGCTCCTTGCCACACTGCCCCCCGAGCTCCAGCAGGAGAAGGTGCTGTGGATGGAAGGGACCAAGCTGTGCTGCCGTCAGTCATCCGACGACCCCGAGGATCCAGACTCCTGTATCTCCATCGATGTTGCCATGAGCAAGCCAGAGAGCTCAGAGGCCCCCCCAACAGGGTTAGCAGGGAGGCTGTCCCGCTGTGACATGTGTGATGACTGGAAGCGCATAGTCCTCCTCTCTGCCTTGATCATCATCCTCTTCTGCATCATTCTGTGGCCGGTGCAGTGTGCCCTGAAGACTGGGAACCTCCGGTGCTTCACAAGGACTGTTGCCATGAGCAGACCCGAGTATCTTCCCCCTAAACACACCACGGCAGCGACCCCAGTGACACAACTCCCTTTCCAGTag
- the RNF223 gene encoding RING finger protein 223 isoform X2, giving the protein MSCFTHLWHSNTAESPTSPVPASPNEIPIPISPIVVTSPGDSKRKVRSPTDKPGSPNPTSPKPASPVECSICFNTYDNTFKTPKLLQCSHVFCLECVARLSTGLPPNQPEDQLPCPFCRQLTSIPLEGAPALETSKELLATLPPELQQEKVLWMEGTKLCCRQSSDDPEDPDSCISIDVAMSKPESSEAPPTGLAGRLSRCDMCDDWKRIVLLSALIIILFCIILWPVQCALKTGNLRCFTRTVAMSRPEYLPPKHTTAATPVTQLPFQ; this is encoded by the coding sequence ATGTCGTGCTTCACACACCTATGGCATTCCAACACTGCGGAGTCTCCCACCAGCCCGGTCCCTGCCTCTCCAAATGaaatccccatccccatcagccCCATTGTTGTCACCTCCCCAGGAGATAGCAAGAGGAAGGTGAGATCCCCAACCGACAAGCCTGGCTCTCCGAACCCAACCTCTCCAAAGCCAGCCTCTCCTGTTGAGTGTTCCATTTGCTTCAACACCTATGACAACACcttcaagacacccaaactgCTCCAATGCTCCCATGTGTTCTGCCTGGAATGTGTGGCCCGTCTGAGCACGGGGCTGCCCCCGAACCAACCAGAGGACCAGCTCCCCTGCCCCTTCTGCAGGCAGTTGACCAGCATCCCTCTGGAAGGTGCCCCAGCACTGGAAACCAGTAAGGAGCTCCTTGCCACACTGCCCCCCGAGCTCCAGCAGGAGAAGGTGCTGTGGATGGAAGGGACCAAGCTGTGCTGCCGTCAGTCATCCGACGACCCCGAGGATCCAGACTCCTGTATCTCCATCGATGTTGCCATGAGCAAGCCAGAGAGCTCAGAGGCCCCCCCAACAGGGTTAGCAGGGAGGCTGTCCCGCTGTGACATGTGTGATGACTGGAAGCGCATAGTCCTCCTCTCTGCCTTGATCATCATCCTCTTCTGCATCATTCTGTGGCCGGTGCAGTGTGCCCTGAAGACTGGGAACCTCCGGTGCTTCACAAGGACTGTTGCCATGAGCAGACCCGAGTATCTTCCCCCTAAACACACCACGGCAGCGACCCCAGTGACACAACTCCCTTTCCAGTag